GGACGACCGCGACCATGCCCAGGGCACGGCCGTAGGGATGCGGAGGGCTGATGAGTTCGCCGACCGGACGAGGGTGGCGGGATCGGTAGTGGCGTACGAGGGCGGCTAGCGCACGGAAGTCGCGGGCCATTGGGCCCGTATGCCCATGGGGACGGGCGGCTATGCGGGGCGGTGGCCGACAATGGGGGTGTGCTGGAGATGACGCGGGAAGAGTTCGAGGAACTGGTCGCCGAGGCGCTTGACCGGATTCCTCCCGAGTTGACGCGGTTGATGGACAACGTGGCGGTGTTCGTGGAGGACGAACCGCCCGCCGAGGATCCCGAGCTCCTTGGGCTCTACGAGGGGACGCCGCTGACCGACCGGGGCGAGTGGTACGCGGGAGTGCTGCCCGACCGGATCACCATCTACCGCGGGCCGACCCTGCGCATGTGCGCGTCGCGGGAGGAAGTGGTCGCGGAGACCGAGATCACCGTGGTGCACGAGGTCGCACATCACTTCGGGATCGACGACGAGCGCCTGCACGCCCTGGGGTACGGCTGACGTCGGCGGCACGGCCGTCTCCCGTTCCGTGTCCTCTTGCGGGGCAAGGGAGTTGGGTAGGGCGTCCCCGCTTCTCAGCGCCTCGGAGGTGCTCGGCCGTGCGCCAGTTGTACGTTCCTGTCCGGTTGGCCGCGGCGGCGGTGGCCGTCATGGCGACCGCGGGCTGCATGAGCATCGGCGACGACGGGGGCGGTGACCCCGGCCCCAAGCGGTCCGCGGGCGAGCGCAGCGCGGCGGCCGCCCCGGACGGCGGAAGTGCCGGGACCGATGCCGGTTCGGCCGGCGGCGGCAAGGCGGGCCGCGCCGACGCGAAGGGCGGCAAGCACGGCAAGGGCAAAGGCAAGGGCAAGGGGAAGAGCAGGGGCAAGGGGGGCTCGGGCAAACATGGCGACTCCGGTACGGACGCCGCCCAGGCCTCGGCGACCGCGACCGGCGGGGCCGGCGAACCCGCCCCGCCCACGAAGGACGGGCGCCCGACGCCCACGCGGACCAAGCCCGACGCGCCGCGCCCCACGCCGACGCCCGATCCTCCGAAGCCGACCCCCACGCCGACCCCCGAGCCGACTCCGGAGCCCTCGTCGTCGGCGCACGAGGGCGGGCAGGCGGCGCAGCTCGGGGAGCGGTCGGAGGGGCTCAGGTCGCGCGAACCGTCACCGGAGGCGGGGCCTGCCTAGATCCAGGGGGTGGCGCGAGCCGTTTTTGCCCCTGTCCGAAACCCGCTTCGTCGCAGGTGAGACGAGCTGTGGGGGGCGGAATCCAAGGTGCTCGGAGGGTGCGGTTTGCCTTATGGGGGGTCGGGTGCGTATGGTGGTAGATCGTTTGATCCCATTTGCCCGGCGCCGAAAAAGAAGAGCGCCGCGTGGCGCGTACTCTCCCTTGCCGTGGCTGACCGCATAGAGGCGGTCCATTGCGAAATCACGGAGTTGACGGGCGCGTGCCGAGACTCCGGAAGGTTTCGCATTTCGCATGTCCATTTCTCATTCTGACCACGCCGTCCTGCCCGAGAACGAGACGACCGACGAGCTGACGGTCGAGGCCGTCGCAGAGG
This Streptomyces sp. NBC_01283 DNA region includes the following protein-coding sequences:
- a CDS encoding metallopeptidase family protein, coding for MLEMTREEFEELVAEALDRIPPELTRLMDNVAVFVEDEPPAEDPELLGLYEGTPLTDRGEWYAGVLPDRITIYRGPTLRMCASREEVVAETEITVVHEVAHHFGIDDERLHALGYG